The Thermoflavifilum sp. genome contains a region encoding:
- a CDS encoding head GIN domain-containing protein, with protein MQTAIFSSLKKLTFPAMMLILSSCVGFSQNIRGDGNITTTSRNVSVFHEIRVSGALHLFLKQDSIIRVRVKTDNNLQPYVVTENRGDALVIREKDNINLRPTDQIQVYVSAPDLRSIRISGACALTSENNLQVPSFKLEASGASKLNLIVTTDAFRASCSGATDAIIQGSSRTAEIEISGAGKLKADHFQVDQLKLEVSGAANAEVYAEKLLDVDVSGAGKVTYHGHPQVNESISGAGKISGGQP; from the coding sequence ATGCAAACAGCAATTTTTTCTTCTCTGAAAAAGCTAACATTCCCTGCAATGATGCTTATCCTGAGTTCCTGTGTTGGATTTTCTCAAAATATTCGAGGCGATGGAAATATCACCACCACATCGCGAAACGTAAGTGTATTTCATGAGATCAGAGTAAGCGGTGCGCTTCATTTGTTTCTCAAACAGGATTCCATTATCCGTGTCAGGGTAAAAACAGATAATAATTTGCAACCCTATGTTGTTACGGAAAACAGAGGAGATGCGCTGGTGATTCGAGAAAAAGATAACATTAACCTTCGTCCCACCGACCAGATTCAGGTATATGTATCTGCTCCTGATCTCCGCAGCATACGCATTAGCGGCGCATGTGCACTAACAAGTGAAAATAATTTACAGGTGCCTTCATTTAAACTGGAAGCAAGCGGTGCATCGAAATTAAACTTAATCGTTACAACCGATGCATTTCGTGCATCATGCTCGGGTGCGACAGACGCTATCATTCAAGGTAGTTCCAGAACTGCAGAAATTGAAATATCGGGCGCAGGTAAGCTTAAAGCAGATCATTTTCAGGTCGATCAACTTAAATTAGAAGTTTCCGGTGCGGCAAATGCTGAGGTGTATGCTGAAAAACTACTGGATGTTGATGTTTCCGGTGCTGGAAAGGTAACCTATCACGGCCATCCGCAGGTGAATGAGTCCATCTCAGGTGCCGGGAAAATATCGGGCGGACAACCTTGA
- a CDS encoding NEW3 domain-containing protein: MLAYVCYHVSLLWMMFCGFQPDTAVHHADTAHVAPAIRLYTPYTKISVHPGQSITYNIDVTNNSKVTQRVDLWLSGLSTAWNYSLKSGSWDIQQIAVLPGQKESVTLQLTVPLRINKGTYRFYLHAGHSTALPLTVIVAERGIYKTAFTTDQPNLEGAANSTFTFNTTLQNATADTQLYALNAEVPPGWDIAFKANGYKQVASILVSPNSTQNLTIEVHPPDQVPAGKYRIPVMASSGSTGAALDLEVVITGNYGMNLSTPSGLLSTDVTAGSEKTLKLTVTNTGSADLKKINFTSSTPTNWDVSFDPKTIDELPAGKTTEVKAIIKADKHAIAGDYLVTIRANTTETSAKADFRVTVKTPMIWGWIGIFIILIALASIYYLFRKYGRR; this comes from the coding sequence ATGCTGGCTTACGTATGTTATCATGTTAGTCTTTTATGGATGATGTTTTGCGGATTTCAGCCTGATACGGCAGTGCATCATGCGGATACGGCTCATGTTGCACCCGCCATTCGGTTGTACACGCCCTATACGAAAATCAGCGTACATCCGGGACAGAGCATCACGTACAACATTGATGTCACCAACAACAGCAAGGTTACGCAGCGCGTAGATTTATGGTTGAGTGGATTATCCACCGCGTGGAATTATAGCCTGAAATCGGGAAGCTGGGATATTCAGCAAATTGCTGTGTTGCCCGGTCAGAAAGAATCGGTTACGCTGCAACTTACCGTCCCTTTGCGTATTAACAAAGGAACGTATCGTTTTTATTTGCATGCTGGCCACAGTACAGCACTTCCGCTCACGGTAATTGTTGCTGAACGTGGCATTTACAAAACCGCTTTCACCACCGATCAGCCTAATCTGGAAGGAGCAGCAAACTCTACATTTACATTTAATACCACATTACAAAATGCTACTGCAGATACACAACTTTATGCGCTTAATGCAGAAGTTCCACCAGGATGGGATATCGCATTTAAAGCCAATGGATACAAGCAGGTAGCATCCATTTTAGTAAGCCCAAATTCAACGCAGAATTTAACGATTGAAGTTCATCCGCCCGATCAGGTACCTGCGGGTAAATACAGGATTCCGGTTATGGCATCGTCAGGAAGTACAGGTGCCGCGCTCGATCTGGAGGTTGTAATTACCGGAAATTATGGTATGAATCTAAGTACACCCAGTGGTCTGTTGAGTACCGACGTCACGGCAGGGAGCGAAAAAACATTAAAACTTACCGTAACCAATACAGGTTCTGCTGATTTGAAGAAAATTAATTTCACTTCTTCAACACCTACAAACTGGGATGTGAGTTTTGATCCGAAAACCATTGATGAATTACCTGCCGGAAAAACAACTGAAGTGAAAGCCATCATCAAAGCTGATAAACATGCGATTGCGGGTGATTATCTGGTAACTATCCGTGCAAATACTACGGAAACATCTGCCAAGGCCGATTTTCGGGTTACTGTGAAAACACCCATGATATGGGGATGGATAGGCATTTTTATTATTCTCATTGCGCTTGCAAGTATTTATTACCTGTTCCGTAAATATGGAAGAAGGTGA
- a CDS encoding ABC transporter ATP-binding protein — MNEPIILLQDLTKQYDQLVAVDHLSLTIYRGEIFGLLGPNGAGKSTTILMLLGLTEPTSGRVRVCGIDPVTHPVEVKRKVGYLPDNVRFYDDLTGLENLIYTGQLNRMTKKQAREKALHLLTRVGLSHAVHQKAGTYSRGMIQRLGLADVLMKDPEVIIMDEPTLGIDPTGAKEFLGLIVKLSKEESITVLLSSHYLLQVQEICDRIGLFVKGKLIAVGDISSLSQQLFANEPFLIEATVQYPASGPGTNPIADLQQRLLEIAGVKQIVVENEHVKVFAARDIAPQIAKTIVLAGFDLLALSKREHGLEDIYQHYFEKEEVGA, encoded by the coding sequence GTGAATGAACCGATTATTCTATTACAGGATCTGACCAAACAATATGATCAACTTGTTGCGGTTGATCATCTGAGTTTAACCATCTATCGGGGAGAAATATTTGGATTGCTTGGTCCCAACGGTGCCGGCAAATCCACTACCATTTTAATGTTACTGGGTCTTACCGAGCCCACATCGGGCAGGGTGCGGGTTTGCGGTATCGATCCGGTTACTCACCCCGTAGAAGTTAAGCGTAAAGTGGGTTATCTGCCAGATAATGTTCGGTTTTATGATGATTTAACCGGACTGGAAAATTTAATTTATACCGGACAACTGAATCGGATGACGAAAAAACAGGCACGCGAAAAGGCGTTGCATTTGCTTACCCGTGTAGGTTTGTCCCATGCCGTTCACCAGAAAGCGGGTACCTATTCGCGGGGTATGATTCAACGACTCGGACTTGCCGACGTGCTGATGAAAGATCCGGAAGTGATTATCATGGATGAACCCACACTGGGTATTGATCCTACCGGCGCAAAAGAATTTCTGGGTTTAATTGTTAAACTCAGTAAAGAAGAATCCATAACAGTTTTGCTTTCTTCGCATTATTTGCTTCAGGTGCAGGAAATATGTGATCGTATCGGGTTATTCGTAAAAGGTAAACTCATAGCCGTTGGAGATATTTCTTCCTTATCCCAACAATTATTCGCGAATGAACCTTTTCTCATTGAAGCGACGGTGCAATATCCGGCTTCAGGACCCGGCACCAATCCGATTGCTGATCTGCAGCAGCGGCTTCTGGAGATAGCAGGCGTGAAGCAAATTGTTGTGGAAAATGAACATGTAAAGGTTTTCGCAGCAAGAGATATTGCTCCTCAGATCGCGAAAACTATTGTGCTGGCAGGATTTGACCTGTTGGCACTTTCTAAAAGAGAACATGGATTGGAAGATATTTATCAGCATTATTTTGAGAAAGAAGAAGTGGGTGCGTGA
- a CDS encoding ABC transporter permease, which produces MKAFEEKIGAWRQRIVAFREKQIARREDRVLHPFRVMVYKEIADHVRSWRLLIMGALILLTCMGSLYTAVEAMTSQSDHAASSTSPGFFFLQLFTSSNGTLPPFHAFVAFLGPLLGISLGFDAINSEQHGRTLARIMSQPIHRDDIINAKFVAALVVISVMFFALTFLVMGTGLLVIGIPPTPGEFLRIMCYLLVTILYVAFWLNLSILFSVLFKQAATSALMSIAVWLFFTVFFQIILNLVSSAIVPSPDLAPADQVIRAQHLVMNLSRLSPGQLFSDITTVLLRPTIRTFGPLTLSQVVGAIPNPLPLGQSLLIVWPQITGLVAITTVCFALSYVSFMRREVR; this is translated from the coding sequence ATGAAAGCTTTTGAGGAAAAAATCGGTGCATGGAGGCAGCGCATCGTTGCGTTCAGAGAAAAACAAATCGCCAGGCGGGAAGATAGGGTCTTGCATCCTTTCAGGGTGATGGTATACAAAGAGATTGCAGATCATGTACGCAGCTGGCGACTTTTGATTATGGGTGCATTGATCTTACTTACCTGCATGGGTTCGCTCTATACCGCTGTAGAGGCGATGACCAGCCAGTCTGATCATGCAGCGTCTTCCACTTCACCCGGTTTTTTCTTCCTGCAATTGTTTACTTCTTCCAACGGTACGCTTCCGCCTTTTCATGCGTTCGTGGCTTTTCTGGGTCCGCTGCTGGGCATAAGCCTGGGTTTCGATGCCATTAATTCCGAGCAACATGGACGTACATTAGCCAGAATAATGTCGCAACCCATTCATCGGGATGATATCATCAATGCCAAATTTGTGGCAGCGCTGGTGGTAATCAGCGTAATGTTCTTTGCATTAACGTTTCTGGTTATGGGAACCGGATTGCTGGTGATTGGCATACCGCCCACACCGGGTGAATTTCTTCGGATCATGTGTTATCTCCTGGTAACCATCCTGTATGTGGCTTTCTGGTTAAATTTGTCGATTCTATTTTCTGTTTTGTTCAAACAAGCTGCTACCTCGGCATTAATGAGCATTGCGGTGTGGTTATTCTTTACCGTATTTTTTCAGATTATCCTCAATCTCGTTTCCAGTGCCATAGTGCCCTCTCCAGATCTGGCTCCGGCTGATCAGGTGATTCGAGCGCAACATCTGGTGATGAATCTGTCGCGACTTTCGCCTGGACAGTTATTTTCCGATATCACCACCGTATTGTTACGCCCCACCATTCGTACCTTCGGACCGCTCACCCTGTCGCAGGTCGTGGGGGCCATACCCAATCCCCTGCCGCTGGGTCAGAGCCTGCTCATCGTCTGGCCGCAGATCACCGGACTGGTGGCCATTACCACCGTTTGCTTCGCCTTGTCGTACGTCTCCTTCATGCGCAGGGAAGTCCGCTGA
- a CDS encoding MIP/aquaporin family protein: MNPYIAEMLGTAILILLGNGVVANVLLKATKGHQSGWIVITFGWAMAVYVGVFCVAPYSGAHINPAVTLALALAGKFPWRLVLPYILAQLAGAMVGALLVWLTYKKHYDEQNEPDLVLMTFCTQPAIRHPFFNLLTEAIGSWVLIVGVLYMARPAVGLGAIDALPVALVVLAIGLSLGGHTGYAINPARDLGPRIMHALLPITGKRDSDWSYAWVPIVGPTLGAVLAVATFILIGH, from the coding sequence ATGAATCCATATATCGCTGAAATGTTGGGCACCGCAATCCTGATCCTGCTTGGTAACGGAGTGGTAGCCAACGTATTGCTGAAAGCTACCAAGGGCCATCAAAGCGGCTGGATCGTGATTACTTTCGGATGGGCCATGGCCGTATATGTAGGCGTTTTTTGCGTTGCTCCTTACAGTGGAGCGCATATCAACCCTGCCGTTACCCTGGCATTAGCACTGGCTGGTAAGTTTCCCTGGAGGCTGGTGTTGCCATATATCCTTGCCCAGCTTGCAGGAGCAATGGTAGGTGCTTTGCTGGTGTGGCTGACCTACAAAAAACACTATGACGAGCAAAATGAACCGGATCTGGTGTTGATGACCTTTTGCACGCAGCCCGCCATCCGTCATCCCTTTTTTAACCTGTTGACAGAAGCCATTGGCAGTTGGGTGCTCATTGTGGGCGTCCTCTACATGGCCAGGCCGGCTGTAGGACTCGGTGCGATAGACGCTTTGCCAGTAGCTTTAGTAGTGCTGGCTATTGGACTTTCGCTGGGCGGACATACCGGTTATGCGATCAATCCGGCGCGAGATCTGGGCCCACGCATCATGCATGCACTGCTACCGATTACCGGCAAACGCGATAGCGACTGGTCATATGCCTGGGTACCTATCGTGGGACCCACCCTTGGAGCCGTACTGGCAGTGGCTACCTTCATCCTGATCGGTCATTAG
- a CDS encoding DeoR/GlpR family DNA-binding transcription regulator, which translates to MAPLTHRHQKILQQLQEKGYVNVTDLCRQLQVSAVTIRKDLKLLEQKGLLFRSHGGASLHNPYINELPVNEKEKIRMEEKMRIGEAAARLIEPDDAIIIASGTTVLAFARSIRPRHHLTVITASLAVALELNRYPETEVIQLPGPLRKTSSSVIGPYAEQMLQQFSCSKLFLGVDGIDPAFGCTTTSMLEASLNRYMMAAAQKTIVLADSTKFGKRGFGKICDIDEVDQIITDREVPDALVKTLDEKGVEVVKA; encoded by the coding sequence ATGGCACCGCTTACCCACAGGCACCAAAAAATTCTGCAGCAGCTTCAGGAAAAAGGTTATGTGAACGTAACCGATTTATGTCGGCAATTGCAGGTTTCGGCCGTAACCATTCGAAAGGATCTTAAGTTGCTCGAGCAAAAGGGTCTGCTTTTCCGCTCCCACGGCGGAGCCTCGTTGCATAATCCGTATATCAATGAGCTTCCGGTCAATGAAAAAGAAAAAATACGGATGGAGGAAAAAATGCGGATTGGGGAGGCCGCAGCTCGATTGATTGAGCCCGACGATGCCATCATCATCGCCTCGGGCACCACCGTGCTGGCTTTTGCCCGGAGCATCCGCCCGCGCCATCACCTTACCGTGATCACCGCCTCACTGGCTGTAGCACTCGAGCTGAACCGTTATCCAGAAACCGAGGTCATCCAATTACCCGGCCCCCTGCGAAAAACTTCTTCCTCCGTGATTGGTCCCTATGCCGAGCAGATGCTGCAACAGTTTTCCTGCAGCAAGCTATTTCTGGGCGTCGATGGCATTGATCCGGCTTTTGGCTGTACCACCACCAGCATGCTCGAAGCTTCTTTGAACCGCTATATGATGGCGGCTGCCCAGAAAACCATTGTGCTGGCCGATTCCACCAAATTCGGCAAACGCGGCTTCGGAAAAATCTGTGATATCGATGAGGTGGATCAGATCATCACCGACCGGGAGGTTCCTGACGCTTTAGTGAAAACGCTCGACGAGAAAGGGGTAGAAGTGGTCAAGGCTTAG
- a CDS encoding glycerol-3-phosphate dehydrogenase/oxidase codes for MNRDQALECIRREKDWDFLVIGGGATGLGVAVDAASRGYRVLLVEQADFGKGTSSRSTKLIHGGVRYLAQGRVGLVREGLRERGLLLQNAPHLVKPLPFVIPIYTWKEAAILWTGMKAYDLLAGHWRIGQSAWLSRSEVMDMLPGVRSSGLKGGVLYYDGQFDDARLAIHLAQTCVDQGGVVVNYMRAEGLRSGLSGNSYIVSLRDMETQELFETTARVVINATGVFVDELMQLLMGQHNHAFTVKPSQGVHVVLPTTYIGSDRRAMLIPRTADGRVIFLVPWHGRLLAGTTDTPVDTPSLEPRPLPEEVDFILQQAGNYLSRRPQRSDVLSVFAGLRPLALPAHGAAATKDISRKHYLQVHAPGFITITGGKWTTYRKMAEDTVDLALRTTGMPSKPCVTQSLPIHGWISYEKNHDGYGSDRIGIQEIIKQYPETAQLFDAELKYTVAEVYWAVQAEMARTVEDVLARRFRILFVDPLAAIRIAPIIARIIKKILNKTEEWENDQIKRFTALAKKYLVESI; via the coding sequence ATGAATCGGGATCAGGCACTGGAATGCATAAGGCGGGAAAAAGACTGGGATTTTCTGGTCATCGGAGGTGGGGCAACGGGACTGGGTGTGGCGGTGGATGCAGCTTCCCGGGGGTACAGGGTGTTGCTGGTAGAACAGGCCGATTTCGGGAAAGGCACGTCGAGCAGAAGCACCAAGCTGATTCATGGTGGCGTGCGATATCTGGCACAGGGGCGTGTGGGACTGGTGCGTGAGGGGTTGAGAGAAAGAGGGCTGCTGTTGCAAAACGCCCCTCATCTGGTGAAGCCCTTGCCCTTTGTGATTCCAATTTATACCTGGAAAGAAGCAGCTATACTGTGGACGGGGATGAAAGCGTATGACCTGCTGGCCGGACACTGGCGGATCGGGCAATCGGCCTGGTTAAGTCGATCCGAGGTAATGGATATGTTGCCGGGTGTGCGGTCGTCGGGATTGAAAGGCGGAGTGTTGTATTACGACGGTCAGTTCGACGATGCACGTCTGGCGATTCATCTGGCACAGACCTGTGTGGATCAGGGTGGGGTGGTGGTGAATTATATGCGTGCCGAGGGCTTACGGTCTGGTCTATCTGGAAATAGTTATATCGTAAGCCTCAGGGATATGGAAACCCAGGAGCTGTTTGAAACCACTGCGCGGGTGGTGATTAATGCCACTGGGGTTTTCGTGGATGAGCTGATGCAGTTGCTGATGGGGCAACACAACCATGCATTCACCGTTAAGCCCAGTCAGGGTGTGCATGTTGTCTTACCCACGACATACATCGGTTCCGATCGCCGGGCCATGCTCATTCCCCGTACCGCCGACGGCAGGGTCATTTTCCTGGTACCCTGGCATGGGCGACTCCTGGCGGGCACCACCGATACGCCTGTCGATACACCCTCGCTGGAACCCCGTCCCTTGCCGGAAGAGGTGGATTTCATTTTACAGCAGGCCGGGAATTACCTTTCCCGACGCCCTCAGCGGAGCGATGTGCTGAGCGTGTTTGCCGGACTCAGGCCGTTGGCCCTGCCCGCTCATGGCGCTGCAGCCACCAAAGATATTTCCCGTAAACATTACCTGCAGGTGCATGCCCCGGGCTTCATCACCATCACGGGCGGCAAATGGACGACCTATCGGAAAATGGCTGAGGATACGGTTGACCTGGCCTTACGAACCACGGGCATGCCCTCAAAACCTTGTGTAACACAATCCTTACCCATTCATGGGTGGATCTCATATGAAAAAAATCATGACGGATATGGTAGCGATCGAATAGGTATCCAGGAAATCATCAAACAATATCCCGAAACCGCTCAGCTATTTGATGCGGAGTTGAAGTATACAGTAGCAGAGGTTTATTGGGCAGTTCAAGCTGAAATGGCTCGTACTGTAGAAGATGTATTAGCCAGAAGGTTTCGAATATTGTTTGTTGATCCCCTTGCTGCTATACGTATTGCACCCATAATAGCCAGAATTATCAAGAAAATCTTGAATAAGACAGAAGAGTGGGAAAATGATCAAATTAAAAGATTTACCGCATTGGCAAAAAAATATTTGGTCGAATCTATTTAA
- a CDS encoding glycerophosphodiester phosphodiesterase family protein, giving the protein MRYKKDIIRNVYVSSVTSFLILLTFISTQPDKRKELSRIEFYKIGHRGARGLMPENTIPAFEKGISSGANTIEFDVHITKDSQVVIYHDASFNPEYTLKPDGMRFIKTKGRNILFSK; this is encoded by the coding sequence ATGAGATACAAAAAAGACATTATTCGGAACGTTTACGTGAGTTCTGTGACTTCATTCCTTATACTCCTGACTTTTATCTCTACACAACCAGATAAGCGAAAAGAATTATCAAGAATAGAATTTTATAAGATTGGACATAGAGGTGCAAGAGGACTAATGCCAGAAAATACAATACCGGCATTTGAGAAGGGCATTTCCTCTGGTGCAAATACTATTGAATTTGATGTGCATATTACGAAAGACTCGCAAGTGGTTATTTACCATGATGCATCCTTTAATCCAGAATATACCCTTAAACCTGATGGGATGAGATTCATAAAAACGAAAGGAAGAAATATACTTTTTTCCAAATGA
- a CDS encoding glycerophosphodiester phosphodiesterase family protein, protein MNYADIKKFIIGVKRYEAFSNQELIKTYAPLLTEMIDSIENFTQKNHYQSVVYLLEIKSNPATDGYEQPPPDVYVNILMEKIKPYLQKLKGRLFIQSFDLRPLQILHKNYPDIPLGFLVNKTNMEFEQNIKSLGFIPALYNPEYHMVNREIVHKCHKKGIKIFPWTVNDTNEINRISMLNVDGIITDYPNLFGNLKK, encoded by the coding sequence ATGAATTACGCAGATATAAAAAAGTTTATCATTGGTGTAAAGCGATATGAGGCTTTTAGTAACCAAGAGTTGATAAAAACTTATGCTCCTCTACTCACTGAAATGATTGATTCAATTGAGAATTTCACACAAAAGAATCATTATCAAAGTGTAGTTTATTTGTTGGAAATAAAATCAAATCCTGCAACTGATGGATATGAACAGCCACCTCCAGATGTATATGTAAACATATTGATGGAAAAAATAAAACCATATCTACAAAAGTTAAAGGGTAGATTGTTTATACAATCATTTGATTTGAGGCCTTTACAAATATTACATAAAAATTATCCTGATATTCCATTAGGATTTCTTGTAAACAAAACTAATATGGAATTTGAGCAGAATATAAAAAGCCTTGGATTTATACCGGCACTCTATAATCCTGAATATCATATGGTAAATAGGGAAATAGTACATAAGTGTCATAAAAAAGGTATAAAGATTTTTCCATGGACAGTAAATGATACTAATGAAATAAATAGAATAAGTATGCTAAACGTGGATGGAATTATTACAGATTATCCTAATCTTTTTGGCAATTTAAAAAAATAG
- a CDS encoding SusC/RagA family TonB-linked outer membrane protein, which produces MKKINFSFTATFLNIINLFILSGYIYPIYAQTYINIRGSVYSYEQNVPLSGVSVRVENTQIGTITNQEGIFNIQTEIGQTLVFTYLGYLPQKIKIISADQQNLSVKLHQNVTELNSVIVVGYGTERKENLTGSVSVLDMSTKENQPITNVSNALHGMPGLFVNLSNSMPGVDRATIRIRGIGTLNNNDPLVLVDGIEYSMDELNPSDIASITILKDASAAIYGSKSANGVILITTKSGKGKSHIDYNYYYGIQRPTYLPNAIWDPIQYMLLMNQAAANEGKGSPYFTDEDIQQYKEGMNTDPYDYPANNWFDIALRDGIIRKHDLSFSGSSDIYQYRLSLGYLNRHGIIFGPCNDERKYSLGLNTSFHLNKKLEIGLTLDGYYRFYTEPSYTTDNFWNYLMRTLPIMPDTLKDGNYGYPWLRVPGRNNWEHPRMIAFEGYYRKYVQRFLSTIFSNYQLPFGMNYHVKFGVDKYDGLLKVFIPQMVKEQALTGTLMNWNSPSTAPRAENDDYNTLNVHFYNTIDWHHGFKSHNINVMLGSELLIVMMMNPLWQK; this is translated from the coding sequence ATGAAAAAGATTAATTTTTCCTTTACTGCAACTTTTCTTAACATTATTAATTTATTTATCTTAAGTGGGTATATTTATCCCATATATGCTCAAACGTATATTAATATTAGAGGCTCAGTTTATTCTTATGAGCAAAATGTTCCTTTATCTGGGGTAAGTGTTCGTGTTGAGAATACCCAGATAGGCACAATCACAAACCAGGAAGGTATATTTAATATTCAGACCGAAATTGGTCAAACATTAGTTTTTACCTATCTTGGTTATTTACCTCAAAAAATTAAAATAATTTCTGCTGATCAACAAAACCTTTCGGTAAAACTACATCAGAACGTTACGGAACTTAATTCTGTAATTGTAGTTGGATATGGTACTGAAAGGAAAGAGAATTTAACTGGATCAGTGTCTGTACTTGATATGTCAACGAAAGAGAATCAACCGATTACAAATGTTAGTAATGCATTGCATGGTATGCCTGGGTTATTCGTAAATCTCAGTAACAGTATGCCTGGAGTAGATCGCGCAACTATCAGAATTCGTGGCATTGGGACCCTAAATAATAATGATCCGCTAGTCCTCGTTGATGGGATAGAGTATTCTATGGATGAGTTAAATCCGAGCGACATTGCTAGTATTACTATACTCAAGGATGCTTCTGCTGCAATTTACGGTTCAAAATCCGCAAATGGTGTAATCCTTATTACTACAAAATCAGGGAAAGGGAAATCTCATATAGATTATAATTATTACTACGGGATCCAGAGACCTACCTATTTGCCAAATGCGATATGGGATCCAATTCAATATATGTTATTAATGAATCAGGCTGCAGCTAATGAAGGTAAGGGTTCGCCTTATTTTACTGATGAGGATATTCAACAGTATAAGGAAGGAATGAATACTGATCCTTATGATTATCCCGCAAATAATTGGTTTGACATTGCTCTAAGAGATGGTATTATCAGGAAACATGATCTTAGCTTTTCTGGAAGTTCGGATATATATCAATATAGATTGTCACTTGGATATCTTAATCGTCATGGAATAATTTTTGGCCCATGTAATGACGAGAGAAAGTACTCATTGGGTTTAAATACATCTTTTCATCTAAATAAGAAGCTTGAAATCGGACTTACTCTTGATGGTTATTATAGGTTTTATACTGAACCTTCCTATACAACAGACAATTTCTGGAACTATCTTATGAGAACTCTACCGATTATGCCAGATACCTTAAAAGATGGGAACTATGGTTACCCCTGGCTAAGAGTTCCTGGAAGGAATAACTGGGAACATCCAAGAATGATTGCATTTGAAGGATACTACAGAAAGTATGTTCAACGATTTCTATCAACCATATTTTCAAATTACCAACTCCCGTTTGGTATGAATTATCATGTAAAGTTTGGTGTAGATAAGTACGATGGTTTACTTAAAGTCTTCATTCCTCAAATGGTTAAAGAACAAGCTCTTACAGGTACTTTGATGAATTGGAATAGTCCGTCTACTGCACCAAGAGCAGAAAATGATGATTATAATACATTAAATGTACATTTTTATAATACGATAGATTGGCACCATGGTTTTAAATCCCATAACATTAATGTTATGCTGGGTTCTGAGCTTTTGATAGTTATGATGATGAATCCTTTATGGCAGAAATGA